Proteins found in one Candidatus Nezhaarchaeota archaeon genomic segment:
- a CDS encoding MoaD/ThiS family protein, with protein sequence MKIKVRLFAELRERAGVEWLELEVKDRCRVREVIRQLSELLPETFKDLVRQGGLAQGYTIAIGTRHASLDEEVPANSVVAILPPVGGGL encoded by the coding sequence TTGAAGATCAAGGTTAGATTATTCGCTGAGCTTCGAGAGAGGGCGGGGGTGGAGTGGTTAGAGCTAGAAGTAAAGGATAGATGTAGAGTGAGAGAGGTTATAAGGCAGCTTTCAGAGCTCTTGCCTGAGACCTTTAAGGACTTAGTTAGGCAGGGAGGATTAGCTCAAGGATACACAATAGCTATAGGCACTAGGCACGCTTCTCTTGATGAAGAAGTACCTGCAAATAGCGTTGTGGCCATACTACCCCCGGTGGGGGGAGGCCTTTAA
- a CDS encoding tRNA (N(6)-L-threonylcarbamoyladenosine(37)-C(2))-methylthiotransferase — MGGPRFYIETYGCWLNIGDSEVMAGLLREVGLEKTLSFSEASVVVINTCAVRAETERKMLRRIRELSEVARRDGKILVVTGCLATYRPALVSRAAPNAAIVTTDAIERVVKAVELGRGFYAGQGARSWLRLPSLRAEGRAVVPIAVGCLGSCAYCVEPIARGILKSYPVDEVVKRVVEAIKEGAKEVFLVAQDAAAYGLDIGTSLPALLREVCEVEGDFMVRVGMMEPSTTRKILDDLLEAYQDSKVYKYLHLPLQSGSDKVLKVVGRRYSAEEYLELVKEYRSKFIDGFLATDIIVGLPGEGDEEFRETLRVLEAAEPDKVHVARFTPRPLTPAASMKHPPEWIKKRRSRVASSFIDALTLRRNERWIGKVLKVLAVDKANGSTKCRAYNYKLVVVNSQLEPWSWATVKVDQAHPHYLKASPHRG; from the coding sequence GTGGGAGGGCCCCGCTTCTACATAGAGACCTATGGGTGCTGGCTAAACATAGGCGACTCAGAGGTAATGGCAGGGCTTCTTAGAGAAGTGGGTTTGGAAAAAACCCTTAGCTTCAGCGAGGCCTCCGTAGTGGTCATAAACACATGCGCAGTTAGGGCTGAGACTGAGCGAAAGATGCTTAGGAGAATTAGGGAGCTTAGCGAGGTGGCCAGGCGGGATGGGAAGATCCTGGTGGTCACTGGGTGCTTAGCCACCTACAGGCCAGCCCTCGTATCTAGAGCTGCGCCAAATGCCGCTATCGTCACTACTGATGCTATTGAGCGCGTGGTTAAGGCTGTAGAGCTGGGAAGAGGGTTCTATGCTGGGCAAGGAGCGAGGAGCTGGCTACGTTTACCCAGCCTCAGAGCTGAAGGTAGAGCTGTGGTGCCTATAGCCGTGGGCTGTTTAGGTAGCTGTGCCTACTGTGTTGAGCCGATTGCAAGAGGGATTTTAAAAAGCTACCCTGTGGATGAGGTTGTCAAGAGGGTGGTAGAGGCTATCAAGGAGGGGGCGAAGGAGGTCTTCCTCGTTGCTCAAGATGCCGCTGCCTACGGCCTAGACATAGGCACGTCACTTCCTGCCCTACTGAGGGAGGTTTGTGAGGTTGAGGGGGACTTCATGGTTAGAGTGGGGATGATGGAGCCTAGCACCACGAGGAAGATACTCGACGACCTCTTAGAAGCTTACCAGGACTCTAAAGTTTACAAGTACCTTCACCTACCTCTTCAGTCAGGGAGCGATAAGGTGCTAAAGGTAGTAGGTAGGCGCTATAGTGCTGAGGAGTACCTTGAATTAGTCAAGGAGTATAGGTCTAAATTCATAGACGGCTTCTTAGCCACTGACATAATAGTCGGCCTCCCAGGGGAAGGAGACGAGGAGTTCCGTGAGACCCTTAGGGTCTTAGAGGCAGCTGAGCCGGACAAAGTACACGTAGCTCGCTTTACCCCCCGACCATTAACACCGGCAGCCTCAATGAAGCACCCACCAGAGTGGATTAAGAAGCGTAGGTCTCGCGTGGCCTCTAGCTTTATTGACGCCTTAACCTTAAGGCGTAACGAGCGCTGGATTGGTAAGGTGCTTAAGGTACTCGCAGTAGACAAGGCTAATGGCTCCACTAAGTGTAGAGCTTACAACTACAAACTAGTAGTTGTCAACTCTCAATTAGAGCCTTGGAGCTGGGCTACGGTTAAAGTAGACCAAGCCCACCCACACTACTTAAAGGCCTCCCCCCACCGGGGGTAG